From the Cryptomeria japonica chromosome 2, Sugi_1.0, whole genome shotgun sequence genome, one window contains:
- the LOC131046209 gene encoding protein TRACHEARY ELEMENT DIFFERENTIATION-RELATED 7A-like — protein MQSNTQTSSMASFKPNVFDHLPQPLFNHFPIPFIPPPPPTHAPSPPPPPPNIHTSPPPPHHITPPPPRILPPPPPPPPHHHITPPPPHILPPPPSHHITPPPPHIFPPPFHPHPHPPPPPAIPPPDNTIIIIGICLAGLFLFAFLFCFICCFAKKKKRKPCPPSSIVVEETIEEVKFKMVEKIEHKPGGHDEVVVTLEGEIVEIKETIRKEEEGHGQEEITHHSNEIAKETIRKDGDHGQEEFTHHSSSTEIAKEHNSSGVTKNKEDDNLFDIEPFKQ, from the coding sequence ATGCAATCCAATACCCAAACATCATCAATGGCATCCTTTAAGCCCAATGTTTTTGACCATCTTCCACAGCCGCTATTCAATCATTTCCCAATACCTTTTATTCCACCGCCTCCTCCCACCCATGCTCCATCGCCACCGCCACCACCTCCAAATATCCATACTTCTCCACCTCCTCCCCACCACATTACTCCGCCGCCACCACGCattctacctcctcctcctcctcctcctcctcaccaCCACATTACTCCACCTCCACCACACattcttcctcctcctccttctcacCACATTACTCCACCGCCGCCACACATTTTTCCTCCTCCATTTCACCCACATCCACATCCGCCACCTCCACCTGCAATTCCTCCTCCAGACAACACCATTATTATCATTGGAATATGTTTGGCCGGTTTATTTCTGTTTGCGTTTCTCTTTTGTTTCATCTGCTGCTttgccaagaagaagaagagaaagcctTGTCCACCATCTTCCATCGTGGTGGAGGAAACTATCGAGGAAGTGAAGTTCAAAATGGTGGAGAAGATCGAACATAAGCCCGGTGGGCATGACGAAGTTGTTGTGACGCTGGAGGGAGAGATTGTGGAAATTAAAGAGACAATTCGTAAAGAAGAGGAGGGTCACGGTCAAGAGGAAATCACTCACCACAGCAATGAAATAGCAAAAGAGACGATTCGTAAAGATGGGGATCACGGTCAAGAGGAGTTCACTCACCACAGCAGTAGCACTGAAATAGCAAAAGAGCACAATTCCAGTGGTGTAACAAAGAATAAAGAAGACGATAATCTGTTCGACATCGAGCCTTTTAAACAGTGA